GTTTCTCGTCCCGTTACTTGTCCCTGAGCATCTAATACATCTTTATACCACATTCCATATCCGTCATTTGGATCTACACCTGCCCATTCTCTAAGGTAAAAGTCATAAAGTGAACGGCCTTCTTCCCAACGGTTTAGACCACTAATAAAACTATCTTGCGTCAAGGATTTAATCTTATTTCTATCGATCGAAAAGTTTAACGATGTATCCCATTTCCAATCCTTTGTGCGGAGAAGGTGAGTGGTTAAACTCACTTCTAATCCGTAGTTTTCAATAGTCCCTGCATTCGATAATAATTCAAGATTTCCTGTTGAAGGTGCTTGTGGAATCGCAAATAACAAATCAATAGAGCGCTTTTTGTAATAGTCCACAGAACCTTCAAGGCGGTTGTTAAACAAACTGAAATCAAGCCCAACGTTGAAAGAAGCGGTTTTCTCCCAAGTTAAATAAGGATCAGTTAAGCCTCCCAATACAACACCAGGATTGTCTAATTGATTATATCCCGTTTCAAATAATCTCAAATAAGGGAAATACTTGTCTTTTAGGTTGTTGTTTCCTAATTCTCCATAGGAAACCCTTAGTTTAAGTAAGTCGATATACGAAAGATTGGCTAGGAAGTCTTCAGAAGAAACAATCCAGGAACCTCCAATAGAATAAAAGTTTCCTGCCCTTACTGATTTGTCGAAACGCGTACTTGAATCGCGTCTAAAAGAACCTTCTATAAAATACGCATTGTTGTAATCATAACTAATGCGACCTAAATAGCTCGTTAAACGATCTTCTACCTCGTATCCTTCAATGCTTTCTAAAGCTGTACCACTACCAATTTCAGTATTTCCAGGGAGATATCCTGTAGAAGAAGCATGAAACAGATCTTGTTTAAAACGATAGGCTTCAACAATCCCATCGGCTGCAAAATGGTGATCACCTATAACTTTGTCATAGTGTAACGCATTGATAAAGTTAATCGTTTCAGAAGTGTCCTTTGATTTTTGAACACGCCCTTGCACGCTAGAGGCTTGTCCATATTGTGCATTGTTGTATTCTTTTACGTTGTAATCGTATTTTTCATAAGATAAGTTGGATTTGAAATAAAGCCCTTCAGTCAAATCAACTTTAGCAAAACCATTCCAACTGAGTGAAGAACGACGGTTGATGGTGCTATTATTAAATAAGATACCTACCGCATTTTCACCACTCATAATCGGACGAACACTATTAACGTCTTTGCTTGAGGCATTGCCATAGTCGTAAATTTTCCCTCCAGTTGGATCGTAAACTAGTTGCCCTTTGGCATCTCTTTTATACACAGGGAATACACTAGGCATAGCGTAAATCCAATTCATCGGGCTATACAAGTTGGTCCCGCTTTGGGTAGGGAAGTTCTGATTGGAACTAGCATACGCTGTGTTGGCTCCTACTTGCAACCAATCTGTAATCTGACTTTCTAGATTTAAACGAACTGTTGTACGTTCAAAATTAGATGTCTTAATCATTCCATCTTGGTTGAGGTAGTTGGCAGATAAGAAATAGGTGGTTCGATCACTCCCTCCGGCAATATTGAAGTTATATTCATTTCGGAATGCTTGATTTCGCTGTAGTTCTTTTTTCCAATCCGTTTCCCATAACAACGGATCCTTAACCGTCCAGTTACCCTTGTAATCTACAGGTTGATTGGTTCCAAAAGGATTATAACCAAAATAACTGACTAATCCATCAGATGCATTTTTTCGCGCAGTGGCTTCTTCTTGCCCTAATACATAGTGGTAGTTGTTTTTTCTTCCTTCCCAAAGATAGGTGGTGTATCCTTCGGTATCCAATACGTTATGTGTGCGTACAGCATCAAAGGCAACCCCAGAGCTCAATTTGACTTGTACCTCAGGTTCGCTGTTGCGCTTTCCCATTTTTGTTTTGATTAAAATAACCCCATTAGAACCTCTAGAACCATACAGGGCTGTAGAGGAGGCATCTTTTAATATATTGATGGCCTCAATCTGATCCGCACTAATCGAATTGAGGTTTCCCGAATAGGGAGCCCCGTCTAAGATAATTAGCGGATCTGCTGAGGCGTTAATAGAACCTATTCCACGTACTCGTATGGTTGGACTTTCACCTGGTTGAGAACTTGAATTGATGATGTTTACTCCAGCTACTGTTCCTTGAAGCGCGGTTACCACAGAAGTAGCTA
The window above is part of the Myroides odoratus DSM 2801 genome. Proteins encoded here:
- a CDS encoding SusC/RagA family TonB-linked outer membrane protein, encoding MKSIQLRLLLGSLLLLCNIAVAQQITVTGVVREPNGDSLPGVSVIVSNTTHGVQTDLNGRYSLSVNEGAILYFDYIGFKPQSIPVNKQSIIDVVLLEDAVHLDDVVIVAYGTQKQKAVVGAISQIKSDVLDKQVATSVVTALQGTVAGVNIINSSSQPGESPTIRVRGIGSINASADPLIILDGAPYSGNLNSISADQIEAINILKDASSTALYGSRGSNGVILIKTKMGKRNSEPEVQVKLSSGVAFDAVRTHNVLDTEGYTTYLWEGRKNNYHYVLGQEEATARKNASDGLVSYFGYNPFGTNQPVDYKGNWTVKDPLLWETDWKKELQRNQAFRNEYNFNIAGGSDRTTYFLSANYLNQDGMIKTSNFERTTVRLNLESQITDWLQVGANTAYASSNQNFPTQSGTNLYSPMNWIYAMPSVFPVYKRDAKGQLVYDPTGGKIYDYGNASSKDVNSVRPIMSGENAVGILFNNSTINRRSSLSWNGFAKVDLTEGLYFKSNLSYEKYDYNVKEYNNAQYGQASSVQGRVQKSKDTSETINFINALHYDKVIGDHHFAADGIVEAYRFKQDLFHASSTGYLPGNTEIGSGTALESIEGYEVEDRLTSYLGRISYDYNNAYFIEGSFRRDSSTRFDKSVRAGNFYSIGGSWIVSSEDFLANLSYIDLLKLRVSYGELGNNNLKDKYFPYLRLFETGYNQLDNPGVVLGGLTDPYLTWEKTASFNVGLDFSLFNNRLEGSVDYYKKRSIDLLFAIPQAPSTGNLELLSNAGTIENYGLEVSLTTHLLRTKDWKWDTSLNFSIDRNKIKSLTQDSFISGLNRWEEGRSLYDFYLREWAGVDPNDGYGMWYKDVLDAQGQVTGRETTKDYDEATRYYKQSALPKVVGGFNTSLSYKSFDFSAFFNFSLGGYIYDNDYASLMGGISKGYQSSPDLENRWQKPGDITDTPIILNASNNFAATSTRFLYKNDYLRLKALTIGYSLPVDRLSKIKLKQARVYIQGENLLTFQSHQGIDPEQAINGVTNYRVPLSATVSVGLNINF